From Megalobrama amblycephala isolate DHTTF-2021 linkage group LG8, ASM1881202v1, whole genome shotgun sequence, the proteins below share one genomic window:
- the acvr1bb gene encoding activin receptor type-1B, whose product MDPRQILRLLIVLSGLNGACDSLFCNCTTPHCEKDGFKCETNGACVASTSIIEGQEKHVRLCIQKEKLVPPGQPFYCLSAEGLMNTHCCYSDYCNSIDLRVPTVTNGPGAGQDWGPVELTAVVAGPVFVLCVLVLLGLFLFQHHQRAYGHRQRLEVEDPSTEHMFLAKDKTLQDLIYDLSTSGSGSGLPLFVQRTVARTIVLQEIIGKGRFGEVWRGKWRGGDVAVKIFSSREERSWFREAEIYQTIMLRHENILGFIAADNKDNGTWTQLWLVSDYHENGSLFDYLNRYSVTIEGMIKLALTAASGLAHLHMEILGTQGKPGIAHRDLKSKNILVKKNCTCAIADLGLAVRHESVSDTIDIAPNQRVGTKRYMAPEVLEESINMRHFDSFKCADIYALGLVYWEIARRCNAGGIHEEYQLPYYDLVPSDPSIEEMRKVVCDQRLRPNIPNWWQSYEALRVMGKIMRECWYANGAARLTALRIKKTLSQLSVDEDMKI is encoded by the exons CTCTGTTCTGTAACTGCACTACACCACACTGTGAGAAGGATGGTTTTAAGTGCGAGACCAACGGGGCGTGCGTGGCCTCCACCTCTATCATTGAAGGACAGGAGAAGCATGTGCGGCTCTGCATTCAGAAAGAGAAGCTGGTTCCTCCTGGCCAGCCGTTCTACTGCCTCAGCGCAGAGGGTCTGATGAACACACACTGTTGCTACTCGGATTACTGCAACAGCATTGACCTCAGGGTACCAACCG TGACAAACGGTCCGGGCGCAGGCCAGGACTGGGGGCCGGTGGAGCTCACTGCAGTGGTGGCCGGTCCAGTCTTTGTGCTGTGTGTGCTGGTTCTGCTGGGTCTCTTCCTCTTCCAGCACCACCAGCGTGCCTACGGCCACCGGCAGAGGCTGGAGGTGGAGGACCCCAGCACTGAACATATGTTCCTGGCCAAGGACAAGACCTTACAGGATCTCATCTACGACCTCTCCACCTCAGGGTCTGGGTCAG GTCTGCCACTGTTTGTCCAGAGGACAGTGGCCCGTACCATAGTGCTGCAGGAGATCATCGGTAAAGGGCGCTTTGGGGAGGTGTGGAGGGGGAAGTGGAGAGGTGGAGACGTCGCCGTGAAGATTTTCTCCTCTCGTGAAGAACGCTCCTGGTTTCGTGAAGCTGAAATCTACCAGACCATCATGCTCCGCCACGAGAACATTCTGGGCTTCATTGCCGCCGACAACAaag ATAATGGCACATGGACTCAGTTGTGGTTGGTGTCAGACTATCATGAGAATGGATCCCTGTTTGACTATCTGAACCGATATTCAGTCACCATTGAGGGCATGATCAAACTGGCACTGACGGCTGCCAGCGGCCTGGCACACCTGCATATGGAGATATTGGGCACTCAGG GTAAGCCTGGCATCGCTCACCGTGACCTGAAGTCCAAGAACATCCTGGTGAAGAAAAACTGCACGTGTGCAATTGCTGATCTTGGCTTGGCAGTTCGTCACGAGTCCGTCTCTGACACCATTGATATCGCCCCCAACCAGCGTGTCGGCACTAAGAG gtacATGGCACCTGAGGTTCTGGAAGAGAGTATAAACATGCGTCACTTCGACTCGTTTAAATGCGCTGATATCTACGCTCTAGGACTCGTGTACTGGGAGATCGCTCGCCGCTGCAACGCTGGAG GTATTCACGAAGAGTACCAACTGCCCTACTATGATCTGGTGCCCTCCGATCCATCCATAGAGGAAATGAGGAAAGTTGTATGTGACCAGAGGTTACGACCCAACATACCAAACTGGTGGCAAAGCTATGAG GCATTGCGTGTGATGGGGAAGATCATGCGGGAGTGCTGGTACGCGAACGGCGCTGCGCGACTGACTGCTCTCCGTATCAAGAAAACCCTGTCTCAACTCAGCGTGGATGAAGACATGAAAATCTGA